In Triticum aestivum cultivar Chinese Spring chromosome 5B, IWGSC CS RefSeq v2.1, whole genome shotgun sequence, the following proteins share a genomic window:
- the LOC123112410 gene encoding bZIP transcription factor TGA10 isoform X3 — protein MHVEPSPKGELGLVLSPAPVGSKMPSGRSSPDYHHQQQQQAAAAAMEELAAGSRRQQQEHHLHLQHQQQQPAFATAESAGVSNNKDVKPLTKKEHKRGLSTGERDPKTLRRLAQNREAARKSRLRKKAYIQQLESSRIRLAQIEQELHSARAQGVLYPGSSLLAEQGIAGKGIGGIDGLSSEAAMFDVEYARWQEEHNRLMYELRAALQQHLPEGELQMYVESCLAHHDEVLAIKDAVIKGDVFHLISGVWRSPAERCFLWLGGFRPSEVIKMVLSHVEPLTEQQIVAVYGLQQSAVQTEEALSQGLDTLYQALSDTVVSDALTCCSTPNVSNYMGQMGLAVHKLTTLEGFVRQAEKLRQQMLHRLHQVLTARQMARSLLAVSDYFHRLRVLSSFWVNRNRMAPQDQQLEAGPHT, from the exons ATGCATGTGGAGCCATCACCAAAG GGGGAGCTTGGTCTAGTCCTGTCGCCAGCGCCCGTGGGGTCCAAGATGCCGAGCGGCAGGTCGTCGCCGGACTACcatcaccagcagcagcagcaggcagcCGCGGCGGCCATGGAGGAGTTGGCGGCGGGGAGCAGGAGGCAGCAGCAGGAGCACCACCTCCACCTGCAGCACCAGCAGCAACAACCCGCCTTCGCCACCGCCGAGTCCGCAGGGGTCAGCAACAACAAGGATGTCAAGCCGCTGACAAAG AAGGAGCACAAAAGGGGCTTATCCACCGGCGAACGCGACCCAAAA ACGCTGAGGAGGCTAGCCCAGAACAGGGAGGCGGCGAGGAAGAGCAGGCTGAGGAAGAAG GCCTATATCCAGCAGCTCGAGTCCAGCAGGATCAGGCTAGCTCAGATCGAGCAAGAACTCCACAGCGCAAGAGCTCAG gGAGTGCTCTACCCCGGCAGCAGCCTCCTCGCCGAGCAAGGCATCGCCGGAAAAGGTATCGGCGGCATCGACGGCCTCAGCTCAG AAGCGGCGATGTTCGACGTGGAGTACGCGCGGTGGCAGGAGGAGCACAACCGGCTCATGTACGAGCTGCGGGCGGCGCTGCAGCAgcacctgccggagggggagcTGCAGATGTACGTGGAGAGCTGCCTGGCGCACCACGACGAGGTGCTGGCCATCAAGGACGCCGTCATCAAGGGCGACGTCTTCCACCTCATCTCCGGCGTCTGGAGGAGCCCCGCGGAGCGCTGCTTCCTCTGGCTCGGCGGCTTCCGCCCCTCCGAGGTCATCAAG ATGGTGCTTTCGCACGTGGAGCCGCTGACGGAGCAGCAGATCGTGGCGGTGTACGGGCTGCAGCAGTCGGCGGTGCAGACGGAGGAGGCGCTGAGCCAGGGCCTGGACACCCTCTACCAGGCGCTCTCCGACACCGTCGTCTCCGACGCGCTCACCTGCTGCTCCACCCCCAACGTCTCCAACTACATGGGCCAGATGGGCCTCGCCGTCCACAAGCTCACCACCCTCGAAGGCTTCGTCAGACAG GCAGAGAAGCTGAGGCAGCAGATGCTCCACCGGCTGCACCAGGTGCTGACGGCGCGGCAGATGGCGCGGTCGCTGCTCGCCGTCTCCGACTACTTCCACCGCCTCCGCGTGCTCAGCTCCTTCTGGGTCAACCGCAACAGGATGGCGCCGCAGGACCAGCAGCTGGAGGCCGGCCCTCACACCTAG
- the LOC123112410 gene encoding transcription factor TGA2 isoform X1, whose product MMMSEGQGQQQQQEIIISQQQHQHQQQQQPLEMDITFGMSSHQHHHAPPSSSSSSSMHAAAASFMSGKEASGAYDHLGELDQALFMYLDHGHASTQQEQRQTLNIFPSQPMHVEPSPKGELGLVLSPAPVGSKMPSGRSSPDYHHQQQQQAAAAAMEELAAGSRRQQQEHHLHLQHQQQQPAFATAESAGVSNNKDVKPLTKKEHKRGLSTGERDPKTLRRLAQNREAARKSRLRKKAYIQQLESSRIRLAQIEQELHSARAQGVLYPGSSLLAEQGIAGKGIGGIDGLSSEAAMFDVEYARWQEEHNRLMYELRAALQQHLPEGELQMYVESCLAHHDEVLAIKDAVIKGDVFHLISGVWRSPAERCFLWLGGFRPSEVIKMVLSHVEPLTEQQIVAVYGLQQSAVQTEEALSQGLDTLYQALSDTVVSDALTCCSTPNVSNYMGQMGLAVHKLTTLEGFVRQAEKLRQQMLHRLHQVLTARQMARSLLAVSDYFHRLRVLSSFWVNRNRMAPQDQQLEAGPHT is encoded by the exons ATGATGATGAGTGAAGGCCAGGGACAGCAGCAACAGCAGGAGATCATCATCAGCCAGCAGCAACATCAGCATCAGCAACAGCAACAGCCGCTGGAGATGGACATCACCTTCGGGATGAGCAGCCATCAACATCACCATGCCCCTccttcctcgtcttcctcctcctccatgcacgccgccgccgcgagcttcat GAGCGGCAAGGAGGCGTCAGGCGCGTATGACCATCTGGGGGAGCTGGACCAGGCCCTGTTCATGTACCTCGACCATGGCCACGCCTCCACGCAGCAAGAGCAGCGCC AGACCCTCAACATCTTCCCCTCCCAGCCGATGCATGTGGAGCCATCACCAAAG GGGGAGCTTGGTCTAGTCCTGTCGCCAGCGCCCGTGGGGTCCAAGATGCCGAGCGGCAGGTCGTCGCCGGACTACcatcaccagcagcagcagcaggcagcCGCGGCGGCCATGGAGGAGTTGGCGGCGGGGAGCAGGAGGCAGCAGCAGGAGCACCACCTCCACCTGCAGCACCAGCAGCAACAACCCGCCTTCGCCACCGCCGAGTCCGCAGGGGTCAGCAACAACAAGGATGTCAAGCCGCTGACAAAG AAGGAGCACAAAAGGGGCTTATCCACCGGCGAACGCGACCCAAAA ACGCTGAGGAGGCTAGCCCAGAACAGGGAGGCGGCGAGGAAGAGCAGGCTGAGGAAGAAG GCCTATATCCAGCAGCTCGAGTCCAGCAGGATCAGGCTAGCTCAGATCGAGCAAGAACTCCACAGCGCAAGAGCTCAG gGAGTGCTCTACCCCGGCAGCAGCCTCCTCGCCGAGCAAGGCATCGCCGGAAAAGGTATCGGCGGCATCGACGGCCTCAGCTCAG AAGCGGCGATGTTCGACGTGGAGTACGCGCGGTGGCAGGAGGAGCACAACCGGCTCATGTACGAGCTGCGGGCGGCGCTGCAGCAgcacctgccggagggggagcTGCAGATGTACGTGGAGAGCTGCCTGGCGCACCACGACGAGGTGCTGGCCATCAAGGACGCCGTCATCAAGGGCGACGTCTTCCACCTCATCTCCGGCGTCTGGAGGAGCCCCGCGGAGCGCTGCTTCCTCTGGCTCGGCGGCTTCCGCCCCTCCGAGGTCATCAAG ATGGTGCTTTCGCACGTGGAGCCGCTGACGGAGCAGCAGATCGTGGCGGTGTACGGGCTGCAGCAGTCGGCGGTGCAGACGGAGGAGGCGCTGAGCCAGGGCCTGGACACCCTCTACCAGGCGCTCTCCGACACCGTCGTCTCCGACGCGCTCACCTGCTGCTCCACCCCCAACGTCTCCAACTACATGGGCCAGATGGGCCTCGCCGTCCACAAGCTCACCACCCTCGAAGGCTTCGTCAGACAG GCAGAGAAGCTGAGGCAGCAGATGCTCCACCGGCTGCACCAGGTGCTGACGGCGCGGCAGATGGCGCGGTCGCTGCTCGCCGTCTCCGACTACTTCCACCGCCTCCGCGTGCTCAGCTCCTTCTGGGTCAACCGCAACAGGATGGCGCCGCAGGACCAGCAGCTGGAGGCCGGCCCTCACACCTAG
- the LOC123112410 gene encoding transcription factor TGA2 isoform X2, with protein sequence MIILFPSAREQTLNIFPSQPMHVEPSPKGELGLVLSPAPVGSKMPSGRSSPDYHHQQQQQAAAAAMEELAAGSRRQQQEHHLHLQHQQQQPAFATAESAGVSNNKDVKPLTKKEHKRGLSTGERDPKTLRRLAQNREAARKSRLRKKAYIQQLESSRIRLAQIEQELHSARAQGVLYPGSSLLAEQGIAGKGIGGIDGLSSEAAMFDVEYARWQEEHNRLMYELRAALQQHLPEGELQMYVESCLAHHDEVLAIKDAVIKGDVFHLISGVWRSPAERCFLWLGGFRPSEVIKMVLSHVEPLTEQQIVAVYGLQQSAVQTEEALSQGLDTLYQALSDTVVSDALTCCSTPNVSNYMGQMGLAVHKLTTLEGFVRQAEKLRQQMLHRLHQVLTARQMARSLLAVSDYFHRLRVLSSFWVNRNRMAPQDQQLEAGPHT encoded by the exons ATGATTATTTTGTTCCCGTCCGCACGAGAAC AGACCCTCAACATCTTCCCCTCCCAGCCGATGCATGTGGAGCCATCACCAAAG GGGGAGCTTGGTCTAGTCCTGTCGCCAGCGCCCGTGGGGTCCAAGATGCCGAGCGGCAGGTCGTCGCCGGACTACcatcaccagcagcagcagcaggcagcCGCGGCGGCCATGGAGGAGTTGGCGGCGGGGAGCAGGAGGCAGCAGCAGGAGCACCACCTCCACCTGCAGCACCAGCAGCAACAACCCGCCTTCGCCACCGCCGAGTCCGCAGGGGTCAGCAACAACAAGGATGTCAAGCCGCTGACAAAG AAGGAGCACAAAAGGGGCTTATCCACCGGCGAACGCGACCCAAAA ACGCTGAGGAGGCTAGCCCAGAACAGGGAGGCGGCGAGGAAGAGCAGGCTGAGGAAGAAG GCCTATATCCAGCAGCTCGAGTCCAGCAGGATCAGGCTAGCTCAGATCGAGCAAGAACTCCACAGCGCAAGAGCTCAG gGAGTGCTCTACCCCGGCAGCAGCCTCCTCGCCGAGCAAGGCATCGCCGGAAAAGGTATCGGCGGCATCGACGGCCTCAGCTCAG AAGCGGCGATGTTCGACGTGGAGTACGCGCGGTGGCAGGAGGAGCACAACCGGCTCATGTACGAGCTGCGGGCGGCGCTGCAGCAgcacctgccggagggggagcTGCAGATGTACGTGGAGAGCTGCCTGGCGCACCACGACGAGGTGCTGGCCATCAAGGACGCCGTCATCAAGGGCGACGTCTTCCACCTCATCTCCGGCGTCTGGAGGAGCCCCGCGGAGCGCTGCTTCCTCTGGCTCGGCGGCTTCCGCCCCTCCGAGGTCATCAAG ATGGTGCTTTCGCACGTGGAGCCGCTGACGGAGCAGCAGATCGTGGCGGTGTACGGGCTGCAGCAGTCGGCGGTGCAGACGGAGGAGGCGCTGAGCCAGGGCCTGGACACCCTCTACCAGGCGCTCTCCGACACCGTCGTCTCCGACGCGCTCACCTGCTGCTCCACCCCCAACGTCTCCAACTACATGGGCCAGATGGGCCTCGCCGTCCACAAGCTCACCACCCTCGAAGGCTTCGTCAGACAG GCAGAGAAGCTGAGGCAGCAGATGCTCCACCGGCTGCACCAGGTGCTGACGGCGCGGCAGATGGCGCGGTCGCTGCTCGCCGTCTCCGACTACTTCCACCGCCTCCGCGTGCTCAGCTCCTTCTGGGTCAACCGCAACAGGATGGCGCCGCAGGACCAGCAGCTGGAGGCCGGCCCTCACACCTAG